The nucleotide sequence GGTTGAAAACGTAATACAGTAGACATGGAAACAGCCTCAGACTATGGAGCATTCATGGAGAAATTCATTTTACCACCAAATTCTTCTTCCCCTGATTTTCCTCTGAATTCACTCACCTTTGCAGTCAAAGACATGTAAGTTTCTTAAGATTTTCGGCATCAAAATTTTCCTGACCTCAAAGTTTACTTTTACTTCATTAACTCGGTGTATTTGAATCCATGTATATTGAACTTGATGAAAGTTTTGGTTTGCTTTTGTCAAACAGATTTGATGTGAAAGGGTATGTAGCTGGATTTGGAAATCCTGATTGGGCAAGGACTCATCAGGCTGCTACTTCTACTGCTCCAACAGTTTTGGCTATCCTGAGTGCAGGTGCCACTTGTGTTGGTAAAACTGTCATGGATGAAATGGCTTACAGGTtcggttttttctttttctgttggtCAATTTTTTCACTCAGCCTAAAGAATGGTCAAGTTTTATAGTCTTTCTTTAAGCattgttatataattttttatttttattactgaGCATTATCTTCATGTTGTAAAGGACAGCTTTTATCTCTAAATGACATTTAATGTAAAACAAATGATGATTTATGCTCACTGTCATACTTATATAAATTCCGACTTGCTTGTCTAAATCAAGTTGGAAGTTGTACAACTAATTCTCACTGAAGAAGTAGGTTATGTTGAAAGGACAGGTTCTTCTAAATGTATTTGTCTCTGAATAATGCCACTAAAAAGTATATCTAATCTTTAAATTTCTAAGTTAAAACTATGATTACCTTTGGATCTAATCACAAGGGTGGTGGATACCTCTATACTTGCTCATTTTACTTATAAGCTTATCTGTAGGTATTCTTTATTAGGTAAAATATGAACCGAAGAGTAGTTGTATCTTTTGGCGTCGGGAATGTGCATATGTTAAAAATGGTACTTCTGTTAATTGTATAACACGGTACTCTGCTCTGGCAGTATAAATGGAGAAAATATACACTATGGCACGCCTAGAAATCCTTGTGCAGAAGACCGAGTACCTGGAGGATCTTCTAGTGGCTCTGCTGTTGCAGTTGGTGCAAAGCTTGTGGATTTCTCTCTAGGTCAGCAATTCATCCATTTCATTAGTTGTTTTGAGCACCACTCGGTTAATAATCAGAAGTATTATGTTTTTCCTTTAAATGTAGGAGACTCTTCTCCACCATGGGATTAATAATCTTtagtttttgttaaaatcatAGGAACTGATACAGGAGGAAGTGTAAGAGTTCCTGCATCGTATTGTGGGATTTTCGGTTTTCGTCCTTCTCATGGCAGAATCTCCAAATCAGGAGTTGTTCCAATGGCACAGAGTTTTGATACTGTTGGTAATAATCCACAATTTTGGTGGCTCTATTAAATCtcttttttttgggtgaattcATTGTTCTAGAGGATATGGAGAATGACAGTCACACTAACACAGTAACATTGACAGCTATATAATAGtacttttcataaattttattttaaaacatagaAGTATTGTTCCTAATGGCAtcagttttatatattttcttgaggaatttaaaatttaattttctgttTCTCTTAAACTTCACAATGCTTGAGAGATTCTTTATTCAATCTGATGCTTTAAAACATGCATATATAGTAAATATATGCATTTTCCTTCGAAAATGTAGCTTTTCAAGTTGTTGAGCCCTTATTCTCTAGATTGATATTCTTATTCTCATATTCACATCTAGGATGGTTTGCTAGGGATCCAAAGATTTTAAGTGCAGTTGGACATGTACTTTTGCAATCGCCACGCATCACACCCATTAGACCTACTCAAATTATCATTGCAGAGGATTGTTTTCAGCTTTCAAGTGTTCCTTTCGATGTAGTTTCACGAATTGTCATCAAAGCAATACAGAAGTTATATGGAGGTAAATGCTTGATCATATGTTTTTCTATTAATATCAATTCAGTGTAAGTATATgttatttataaaacaaaatttgaatgttTCATCTCCATAATGATGTTTGATATGTATTTGGAACGATTTATTTTACTGATAATTTTCGTTGCTGTATACACTACTGCAGATGGTTTATTAAGGTATGAATTCCTTGGTGAGTATGTGAAGGCCCAAGTTCCGGGTTTGAAGCATTTCATGAGTCAAGAGAAAACAGATCAAATATACAACATTCCATCACTGGCTGCACTTTCAAGTGCCATGCGATTGCTTCAGAGGTATAGCATACTACTCCATCCCTACCTTCAGCAAAGATGACTTTTATTCTTCTAGTGATTGTGGATGTTTCCTTTGGTTTAAATTTaagtccttaatttttttactatttgtgACGTAGGTATGAATTTAAGAATAACCATGGTGAATGGATAAATGCAGTCAAACCTGAGTTAGGTCCGGGAATTTCAGAACGCGTATCAGATGCCCTACGCACAACAGAGGAGAATATTGATATCTGTCGTTCTATAATAAGGGAGTTGCGTGACGCTCTTACTTCTCTTCTTGGGGTATTTTTCTCTCACACACACCTTAATCATGCAAAGAAGCAGATTTTTTGAATCCTCAAGACATACTGATAAACAACAGATTAACAAGATTTAACATATCATATTAGTTATTCATTTTAGATGTAACCAAATCACTGCTCCTGATACAAATTCACTTTTTAGTCTTCAAATAAATTTCTAATATGCATGTTATTTTTCATAGATCAATCTcacttttgatgtatatatttgaGTCACTTTTAGTTTACACATTTATTTCAATAAGTCTATTCATTtgtcaaattaaaaattacacCATACCTTTAATTTTTGGTATCTAGCACATATGCTTGGTTGTAACATACAATTCTGCATATGAAGATTGTAGTTTCACACAATGAATCTCCTTTATGCACCATTTTCACGATAAAAATTATAGTAGTTTTGTCATCAGTAAGTTAGTCATAGTATACCTTCTTCAAAAAGTTATCTTCATACTACTTATGAAGAATTTGAATCAACTATTCTTTGTCTTCAACTCATTCCAGTTTATGTGAAAATTTCAGGATTTCGGTGTTCTCATGATCCCCACGGTTCCAGGTCCTCCACCTAAACTACAAACAAATTCATCTGACTTGGAAATTTTTCGCGCAAGGGCTTTTAGCCTTCTATCAATTGTTGGAGTTTCTGGATTTTGTCAGGTTGTTCCTATGTTTGTTTGTGAAACACTTCAGACTCCTATTTCTTCATTATTTAAGTATTGACCTTTTTTCTCACAACACTTTGCAGGTAAGCATACCACTAGGGATGTATAATGATCTCCCTGCATCAGTTTCTCTGGTGGCCAGGAATGGTGCAGATGAATTCTTGCTTCACCTTGTGGAGAGTATTTATGATAACATTGAAAAATAGGAACCAGCAAAGCTGACAGGATAATTAAATTACTTTGTTTACAACTGCAAGGGAAGTAATTGTAAGCAAATTTTTATACTCAACTTGaagtgaagattttttttaagtctgAAAAACTTTTGAGCAAAAGACATCTTTTAGTCAGTCATTTTTTGTGTGCATGTTTGAGCAATCAATTTTGTGACTTCTTAGTGTGAGTGTCAAGAATTGCAAAGCCAAAACATATACGCCAAAGTCATGACTTACAGTTAGTATTTACTGTAGTATCAAGATCAGTAATCTTTTGAAAATGTTAACCGTGTATATATTCTATAACAAGAGTCAATTCAAGAAGTATTTTGATCTTAATACATAATGATCTGCATATACTTTTACATACATTTCaccaaaaatacatattataGGTTTCTACATTAAAAACATACTCCTCCCAAACCCCATCTCTAGCAGCTCAGAGGGGTTAAGAGAGTTACACATTTTGTACCATACTACACTACTATTCTACTGCTGTTTCtccattcatataataatatcacTGAATCTTCAACCATTCACCACAGTTCCACCTGAAAAAACATGTTAATCATAATCAGTAAACTTCTCCAATTAATTAATATAGAAACATTAGAAACAAGAATTTAAGTATGTTAATTACCATTGGGGTGAAGGACTTGTCCAGTAAAATAAGAGGAACATTGGTTGGAGGCAAGAAAGACATAGGATGGAGCAACCTCAATAGGCTGACCAGCTCTTTTCATAGGCACTTGACCACCAAATTGAGCAGTTTCTTCCTCCTTGAAAGATGCTGGTATCAATGGTGTCCATATGGGTCCAGGTGCCACTCCATTGACCCTTATACCCTTGCTCACCAGCTGAAGTGATAGTCCCCTTGTAAATGCCACAATTGCACCCTTAGTAGATGTATAGTCTAGTAGTTTTGCATTGCCCTTGTATGCATTCACTGACGTTGTGTTAATAATACTGCTCCCTTCTTTCATGTGCTTCAGTGCATGCCTGCATATATTTGCTACAATTGATATATACTTGATGTTTACCGATGAATAAGCAACGTCGTAGATACTATGAATTAATCAAATATAACCACATGTGCTGGACACGTAACATAACTTTTATCAGAAGTGTCGGTGTTACAGACCTGGTCATGAAGAAATATGAGAAGATATTTGTTCGGAACACCCTCTCTAGCCTTGACTCATCAATCTCCTCAACTGATGAGCACTCATATTGCTCAGCAGCATTGTTAACAAGAATATCAATGTGGCCATAAGCATTAACAATCTCATCAACCACTTTCTTGCAATTCTCATCAAACCCTAAGTCAGCTGCTACAGCCATTGGATCCTTAGCATCAGCACTTTTTGCATTCCTTAACATTTCTAGTGTGTCCTTTGCGTCCTTGTCTTCATCACCCTTTACATATGTGAATGCAACCGTAGCACCTTCTAAGGAAAATAAATTGCATACGGCTCGTCCAATTCCAGAGTCACCTCCTGTTATTACAGCTACCTTACCCTGAAATTTAacacaagaaaaataacatgtataaacaaattaattaagtgTTTATGTACATGTatttatgtataaactattttttgtaaaataatttgatattttttaattttctaattaattatggattttttttattagaagatGTCCAGGACATATCATAAGTTGTTTATATAAACAttctcaaataattttattttaactcaAATAATTACCAAtccaaatattataaaaataaaataaaattaatcaaccCAATGATGATCCTCAAAGTTACTATTAAAATAGGTCTATGAACCTGGTCATATAATagtaaatcaaataaatgattattttgatactcaaaATTATAAGCAACAAATACAAAATCCTCAAATGGAAAAAGAAATCTTTCAAATTAAGAATAATTTTCACATTTTGTAAATAAGGTGATTCAAAATGGTGAATATATACTTGAAGTTTGTTTGATGGCTTGTAGTCAGGGCAAGTGAATTGAGGTAGTGGATCCATAACATGTTCCTTCCCAGGTTGTGTGTCTTGTTTTTGTGGGGGGAATTTCTGTTCACCGGAAGCCATTCTTACAAACAAGATTTTGGGAAAAGATATGTAAGGAATTTTCTGAGTTGATGGAATAATTGGAAGAAATTGAGTCTTGTTTTTGGAAGGAAAATTACACAAAGTGGATATGGTTATTAGTGATCTTGATGATGAACAAAGTGTGCGGTTAAACGTATAGTGCGTAGTGAGACACTTGAACATATTGCACGTGTAGCATGGCACTTAATTATCAAAGAAGTTCTTATAAGGATATGAATATGCCACGTGTTAGACATTGGCAAAGAGGTGTTGACGTGTCGTGTGGTTCGAATGTAGTGGACTATATATACATGTGTGTAGAAACTAATTTATCcataacattttcaaaatattataggCTAATTAGTCCCCCTTTGTTTTAGGAATAAGCTAATTAGTCCTTAGTAAGTTGATACACCTGACAAACTTACAATGTAATGTGTTTGTCATGTCACAGTCTCTAATGATATAAGTTAGAAGAGAACCCATGTGATATATTTGTAAATTAGACTGTCACATATTTTAATGTCATATAGCATCTGATGACATGAGTTAGAAGATGAACATGAACTATTTTGAATGAACATATTTAATAAATGTAttaaattgtcaattttaaaagaTAGAGGTGGGTATATTATATATACGTATATTAAGTTAGTTTTCATAAGATTTAGCTTAAATACCTTCTGATCTCTTTTATTCGAAACAAAagtgaaatattatttttgttctttttataagaaaattgattaaatttcaagtatgtttgaagctaaatttcatttgtacccttatttattataagagaatattaaaagtaagtaagttggtggaataaagagtaattaatttaggtattcatgaaattttttaaatgtagaagTGTATTAAATAAAGATGactatttttaatgtatttctTTGGTCTTGATATTTTATGCTGTCTTATGTTTTAAATGTAGTAGTTTCAagtatgttttatgttttatttcctTGGACATCtgtgttttaattgttttaatactGAAGACTTCTCTAATTTTTTACTCCCTTCGGTCTCAAAtgtaggaaaaaaaacaaaaaaaattatggtctcaaatgtaagaaaaaGTATAGTAAAAGCAACCTAATAAATGCTactattccaattttacccttgttaAAAATCACATTCTCATAATTCAAAGCTGCATGCTCCCATACTGTTTCACGTTACCCTATCTTCATGAGTTCAAAAGTCACTTTCTTTTCATACACGTGCACAGTAATTATTACTTAAACCCActccatcattaattattactaaaacatgacaagggtaaaattggaaagttgtatattttttaacatgacttcaatgtaatcaattcattttcttaattggtgttttttttttttttgttctacatttgagaccggagggagtacatgtTATACGTTAGAGTCTGCCACAAGAAAGAGGAATGTGGATTTTTACTTCAAAAATTGACTTCATTATTAATCATTGGAATTTCATTATACTTCATTATATGTTtagtaaatgaaataattttaaaatgcatGATCCTTATCTTGTCGGCACCAGATTTCCTAGGAGCAAGAAGAATAATAGCAGCATTAAAGCCCCTCTAGGCTCTAGTTACAAGCAAAGTAGCCATAAAGTGAAGAGTCCCACCACACCTTTACTTAATTACTATATTTCTCAATACCTCTCCGTATGAATAATTTATAACttcactaaaatatattttgctgAGTCctcattttattctttttccatTCTCCAGACCAACGTTTTTTCCACCATGGGTTTATATATAATGTGTGATGATTGTCTTCCACATTcatatatatgattatattgTAGTTGCATATATAGGCCtttatttagagggtattttCCACTCCAATCCAACAAGTTCTATCAATTTAACTCCATGTTGCATTCTACTACCATGTCCTCTTTCAAACATGGTCTTGGTCTCTACCTTCTTCTACTTGTCTTTTCCCACATCCTCCTTACAAGTCCAGTGACTTGTGCCTGCGGAGGTAATACACTACAGTGTCATGCttgtttaattaattactagtttagtcctttaaatttaCGAAATAGCAATTTAAgctccaaaaaaatataaagtctAATATGTGTGTTTTTTTCTGTCTATTTTCCATGCAGAGAAGGAGAAGGATCTACTTCATGACATCAACACATACAGAAAAGTTCTAAACCTTCCTATCCTAGAGAAAACTGACAAGCCATCTTGTTTAGCCAACAAAATTGCAAATGATCTTGAACATAAACACTGCGAAGAATTTCATAACTACTACCCAAATATACCCGGTAAAAATCCCAAAATTCCTAACTTCGAAAAGAGTGTTGAGAAGTGTAAGATCAACATCAATACCACAAAAGATGGGGTCATTATGCCAATGTGTGTGCCTAAATTGGACCAAGATGATTTGTTTTCTAATTATACTAAAAATAGTCACTTTACAAagtatttaaataattcaaagtatATTATAGCAGGGGTTGGTTCTGAAGATGATTGGATGGTTCTTATTATTAGCACTAACACAACTTCTGGAGATTTTTCTTCTGCTAATTCTTTGCTTGTTGGAGCTTGGAAGGGTCAATGGTTGTTGATGACTACATTCTTGAGtgtgtttgtttttatgttcaactaaattgatttttcttttttgttttgtttcttgtgTGCTACATTTGATggaattttctctttttattcaCATATATTTCTTTGTTATTGGATCaagatttttctattttgtatttctttGTATATTGGATTTGGAGtgttctttattattttttatgagcaAGGATTTGTCAATTTCAATCATTTTGTAAATGTGTTGATTCATGATATGCTATCGCAAATATCAATGTACTTGTAAGGGGTCGTATTGATATTGGGATTTGTTTGCTGATAttagaaaattataaattgtaacCGCATGGTTGATGATGTAAGTATatctgtgattttttttttttttttttttacaaaagagggTCAAAGGCCCAACAGAGAACTAAACAATTAATTGAACATGTCTAGAAAAATAAGTCTCAAAAGATCATAAAAAAGAAACCTATGAAGCTTACTAGGTGGAAACTCCAATCTAGtaaagaaacaacaaaagagTCTAAAGAAAGGTTAAAGGTCGCCAGCCAATCTGTACAATGATTATCCTCCCTCCAAGTATGACGAAACTGGATATGCCAATCTAAAGCCAAAAAGTTGCGAATACGCCGCACCAACGTGGGAATGACTCCACTAAAGTTACAGCTACCAGTAACCATATCAATAAGAGTTTTAGAGTCGATTTCCACATTAAGATGTTCTCGCCAAGTCATATCCAAACCAAAGTACATGCCCCACAATTCAGCATGAAGCGCATCACACACTCCAACCTTTCCAATGTAGCCTTTTAACCATCTTCCATCTGATCTGCGAAAAAGGCCACTACACCCTGAATTTTCTCCACCACCTTTGCGAGCACAGCCCTCATTATctgtgaattttttaatttacatcTAAGTGAAATACATCTTGTCAAAAAGTCTTAGTGGAATACATTTGTGTTGCCTATTTTTAAGGATTGTGATTAGGGGATTATGATCACTTCAATAAAACACATCAGGACGGTTTGATCTTGATTGAACAGTCCAATTTCTATACTCAAATTTGAGATTAACTAAGAATTATCTGTCTAAATTTGTTGACTACAGTCAAACTTCACTAATATAAATCCCATCTGTACACAAATCGAATTGTTATTGTTTCAGTTTCTTGTCCCTAGTTACTTCTCTCATACTAATTGTCATTTATATAGCAAATGTCAAATGAAATAGGTGaagggttttatttttttttcacttttaataaAGATAGAGGAattaataaaatcaatcaatatcttaaaagttttttttttagcacaaatttaaaaactaatatagaagtttttttttatttttaaaatcgcGCATTCGGtatcttaaaagtttaaagttgtattttcaatataattttcatttttaaacatGGTATCCGATCCAAAAACAGACTAATTTGAGGAGaataaaaattatcttttaatttctttctaATGTTTGGCAATTAAGCTGAAGCTATTAAACGTTTAGTTGCATTTTGTTCcttgtttgataaaattttaaaagaggAAAGCAAATATTCAGAAAGCCTTGATCCTCAACATGATGGGAATAAGACGGGTTGGGTCGAGTTTTGCTTAAATTAATAAGGTATACGGTGGATCATTTACAATATTGGTCTATGTTagacatttttaattaaaattaacaaaatatgtccaAATTAACTGATAGAGACATATTTAAGGATCAAAACAGACATTTTATTAACCAggggaccaaaacaaaactaaaatattatttagaggatcaaggctctgtttggtaaaaatagcggatagctgataagctagctggtagcttttagctgatagcttttagctgatagcttttagctgataagctaactgaagtgtttggtaaaaatagcggttcaaaaaatgacataaagggtattcttaattcataataaaaattatatcattaatttaagtatttgtaattttgtaaactaatttttctttaaaaaatactttaaatttattaatttaatatatcctatgtattataaattaaattaaattttattcactaaaattttatattatatttattatcatttaagtgtttctactttataaagaaaataacatttacctcaaaaacaaaaaaaaaaaggtagcactaatagagtaatactaataaagagaataaagaaaataacacttacctcaaaaaaataaaaaataaagtaacactaatagaataatagtattttgtttcgtaaaaaaaaaaacgaaggtatatattttttcaaaaaaaaaaaaaaaagtcagctgatatatatacaaaaattagaataaagggataatagtctttattacgtagcttattataaaaattgtaatagataaaaatacaatttaaatgaaataataagggtaaaattggaagaaaaagtgagaagctataagctataagctcaaacgctacttggaatagcttctgaaaaatagcttataagctcgtgaaataagctataagctcatggagaaaaagtgttaccaaacagaactttttttgtcaaacgagcttataagctataagctaaaagctaaaagctctttttttgggtttcccaaacagacccAAATATGCAATTTAGTCTTTTTTTACACAGTGATCCAATTAAATTGTATTATAGCCACATTCAGCATGGTTTTTGCTAAATTTCCTCTCTCCCCTTACAGTTGTTTTTTCAGCGTTCTTCTGTTACCCACAAAGCATCCCTCTTCTCCAACCTTCTCCACTTCCATTGTTTTTCAACCCTTCCCGTTTCTATGTTCTCAATAACTCCCTGGTATAACATAGTTTCtgcatttttcttttacaaCAAAAAGTTTAACA is from Medicago truncatula cultivar Jemalong A17 chromosome 1, MtrunA17r5.0-ANR, whole genome shotgun sequence and encodes:
- the LOC11406438 gene encoding amidase 1, whose protein sequence is METASDYGAFMEKFILPPNSSSPDFPLNSLTFAVKDIFDVKGYVAGFGNPDWARTHQAATSTAPTVLAILSAGATCVGKTVMDEMAYSINGENIHYGTPRNPCAEDRVPGGSSSGSAVAVGAKLVDFSLGTDTGGSVRVPASYCGIFGFRPSHGRISKSGVVPMAQSFDTVGWFARDPKILSAVGHVLLQSPRITPIRPTQIIIAEDCFQLSSVPFDVVSRIVIKAIQKLYGDGLLRYEFLGEYVKAQVPGLKHFMSQEKTDQIYNIPSLAALSSAMRLLQRYEFKNNHGEWINAVKPELGPGISERVSDALRTTEENIDICRSIIRELRDALTSLLGDFGVLMIPTVPGPPPKLQTNSSDLEIFRARAFSLLSIVGVSGFCQVSIPLGMYNDLPASVSLVARNGADEFLLHLVESIYDNIEK
- the LOC11405925 gene encoding glucose and ribitol dehydrogenase, whose amino-acid sequence is MASGEQKFPPQKQDTQPGKEHVMDPLPQFTCPDYKPSNKLQGKVAVITGGDSGIGRAVCNLFSLEGATVAFTYVKGDEDKDAKDTLEMLRNAKSADAKDPMAVAADLGFDENCKKVVDEIVNAYGHIDILVNNAAEQYECSSVEEIDESRLERVFRTNIFSYFFMTRHALKHMKEGSSIINTTSVNAYKGNAKLLDYTSTKGAIVAFTRGLSLQLVSKGIRVNGVAPGPIWTPLIPASFKEEETAQFGGQVPMKRAGQPIEVAPSYVFLASNQCSSYFTGQVLHPNGGTVVNG
- the LOC11407486 gene encoding uncharacterized GPI-anchored protein At3g06035; its protein translation is MLHSTTMSSFKHGLGLYLLLLVFSHILLTSPVTCACGEKEKDLLHDINTYRKVLNLPILEKTDKPSCLANKIANDLEHKHCEEFHNYYPNIPGKNPKIPNFEKSVEKCKININTTKDGVIMPMCVPKLDQDDLFSNYTKNSHFTKYLNNSKYIIAGVGSEDDWMVLIISTNTTSGDFSSANSLLVGAWKGQWLLMTTFLSVFVFMFN